One window of the Rosa rugosa chromosome 3, drRosRugo1.1, whole genome shotgun sequence genome contains the following:
- the LOC133736081 gene encoding TMV resistance protein N-like: MAIQLRASSSFSSVPFSTRSYTYDVFLSFRGEDTRYNFTGHLHRNLVQRGINTFIDDDDLPRGEEISEALLRAIEGSKLSLIVFSENYASSKWCLDELVHILGCRRSKKQMVWPIFYKVDPSDVRHQRGTFSKALAEHEHRFEDDKNKVLRWREALSEAANLSGWHFPGGHEYESKFIDRIIKEISAQVIKHTPLNVAKFPVGIESRVQDMLELLDVGGSDIRMVGIWGSGGIGKTTIAKAVYNTIVHEFEDSCFLENVRERSVPHEGLVNLQNIILSKILGGKELNVINVDKGINLLRERLRNKRILLILDDVNKSDQLDTLAGAPDWFGRGSRIIITTRDKRLLTVHEVNPIYKARELGHHEGCEFFSSNAFKNKRNLDDNEKLLVRTVVEYAQGLPLALEILGSHLYGRPIYDWQAMLDGYKRNLPKDIRDILKVSYDGLEEIVKEVFLDIACFFKGWKTNDVIQILDGCDRNNPTHSIEVLEEKALIYVDRYGKICMHDLLEEMGKDIVQQESTEPGERSRLWHHKDVQEVLTENTGTSKIEGIMIKMPTADEIRLSPKCFKKMRNLKIFINVNGRFCGKVDYYPNQLQLLFWRNYPVQSLPSDFNMKNLVQLNMPCSRISRFGEGFKSMENLKSLNLSECKFLAQSPDLSGSPNLEFLDLSYCKSLKKVHPSVGSLKKLVDLNLKRCSNLVRLPGEVNWRSLRSINLDWCTRLESFPEIEGEMKYMTSLHLDHTGIKALPSSIGYLINLRSLVLDNCGNLTDLPCGIYELQKLVIVSLTDCPKLETFPKKVESEVLPTYSKVSHDNRDSLLNSHDWRAGSSLEPKPDIEFNSALPWLDRFSARGCNLSNSDFLASLDCASNLERLDLSGSPIVILPECIKKFVNLSGLSLRGCRRLVEIPELPPSISELDVRDCVSLERISKLSNILERKESQIMIKEMDLTNCWRLCQNLVQMANKDDDDEVHADLFFRLLSSQQSKFTITFPVPRCEVPKWFSCQMDFMGHLRFEFCIETLANFKWENTGLALCVAVDQNLQHTYFLVHIHINEVLVSKIFYWLVNSAESNHMWLHYVPFLEMWRFGYMRPLPPFTCRVIIYQFEESMPSIKSCGVHLVMPPNEDVCMKLIRAENLTSKYPGGEREKDFWDNYRPKQRTDCKELFTDAQLENEKL, encoded by the exons ATGGCCATCCAATTGAGAGCTTCTTCCTCATTCTCTTCTGTCCCTTTTTCCACCCGTTCATACACATACGATGTGTTTCTGAGTTTCAGAGGCGAGGATACGCGCTACAATTTTACAGGTCATTTGCACAGAAATTTGGTTCAAAGGGGGATCAACACTTTCATAGATGATGATGATCTTCCAAGAGGAGAGGAAATATCAGAAGCACTTCTCCGAGCCATTGAAGGATCAAAGCTCTCTCTCATTGTGTTCTCTGAAAACTACGCATCCTCAAAGTGGTGTTTGGATGAACTGGTTCATATCCTTGGATGTAGAAGATCAAAGAAACAAATGGTTTGGCCAATCTTTTACAAAGTGGATCCCTCGGACGTAAGACACCAAAGAGGCACATTTAGTAAGGCACTTGCAGAGCATGAGCACCGATTCGAAGATGACAAGAACAAGGTGTTAAGATGGAGAGAAGCTCTTTCAGAAGCAGCAAATTTATCTGGGTGGCATTTCCCGGGCGG GCATGAATATGAATCTAAATTTATTGATAGAATCATTAAAGAGATTTCTGCACAAGTAATAAAACATACCCCTTTGAATGTGGCAAAGTTTCCAGTCGGGATAGAATCTCGTGTACAAGACATGCTTGAACTCTTGGATGTTGGGGGAAGTGATATACGCATGGTAGGGATATGGGGAAGTGGTGGAATAGGGAAGACAACAATTGCTAAAGCTGTTTACAATACAATTGTCCATGAGTTTGAAGATAGTTGCTTTTTGGAAAATGTTAGAGAACGTTCCGTGCCACATGAAGGTCTGGTCAACCTACAAAACATTATTCTTTCAAAGATTCTAGGGGGCAAAGAACTGAATGTAATCAATGTTGATAAAGGAATCAATTTGTTGCGTGAAAGGTTGAGAAATAAAAGGATTCTGTTaattcttgatgatgtgaataAATCGGACCAGTTAGACACATTAGCCGGAGCACCTGATTGGTTTGGTCGTGGCAGCAGAATTATCATAACAACAAGAGATAAACGTTTGTTGACTGTTCACGAAGTCAATCCTATATACAAAGCTAGGGAACTAGGTCATCACGAAGGTTGCGAGTTCTTCAGTTCAAATGCCTTCAAGAATAAGAGAAATTTAGATGACAATGAGAAGCTCTTAGTTAGGACTGTTGTTGAATATGCTCAAGGCCTTCCATTAGCCCTAGAAATTTTGGGTTCACATCTATATGGTAGACCTATATATGACTGGCAAGCTATGTTAGATGGTTATAAAAGAAATCTTCCCAAAGACATTCGAGATATTCTCAAAGTAAGTTATGATGGACTGGAAGAAATagtgaaagaagttttcctCGACATTGCTTGTTTCTTCAAAGGTTGGAAGACAAATGATGTGATACAAATACTAGATGGTTGTGACCGCAACAACCCCACGCATAGTATTGAAGTTCTTGAAGAAAAGGCTCTCATATATGTTGATCGTTATGGTAAGATTTGCATGCATGATTTGCTAGAAGAGATGGGAAAAGATATAGTTCAGCAAGAGTCTACAGAGCCCGGTGAGCGAAGCAGATTGTGGCATCACAAGGATGTGCAGGAGGTACTAACAGAAAACACG GGAACAAGTAAAATTGAAGGTATAATGATAAAGATGCCTACAGCAGATGAGATACGCTTGAGTCCTAAATGCTTCAAAAAGATGAGAAATCTTAAAATTTTTATAAACGTGAATGGACGGTTTTGTGGAAAGGTTGATTATTATCCGAATCAGTTGCAGTTACTTTTTTGGCGTAACTATCCGGTACAATCTTTGCCCTCCGATTTTAATATGAAGAATCTGGTTCAACTTAATATGCCTTGCAGCCGCATCTCACGTTTTGGAGAAGGATTCAAG AGTATGGAAAATCTGAAATCCTTAAATTTGAGTGAATGTAAATTCCTAGCACAAAGCCCAGACCTGTCTGGAAGCCCAAACTTAGAGTTCCTGGATCTAAGCTATTGTAAAAGTTTAAAGAAGGTTCACCCTTCGGTTGGATCCCTCAAAAAGCTTGTTGACCTGAATCTTAAAAGATGCTCTAACCTTGTGAGGCTACCAGGAGAAGTCAACTGGAGATCCCTCCGATCCATTAATCTCGACTGGTGCACAAGGCTGGAGAGTTTCCCTGAAATTGAGGGGGAGATGAAATACATGACATCCTTGCATCTAGACCACACTGGCATCAAAGCATTGCCTTCATCCATTGGATATCTAATTAACCTTAGATCGTTGGTGTTAGATAATTGTGGAAACCTCACAGATCTACCTTGCGGCATTTATGAATTGCAGAAGTTAGTGATCGTTTCTTTGACTGATTGCCCAAAACTCGAAACCTTCCCAAAAAAGGTGGAGTCTGAAGTGCTTCCAACTTACTCAAAGGTTTCACATGACAACCGTGACTCTTTATTGAATAGTCACGATTGGCGTGCAGGCAGTTCATTAGAGCCAAAGCCAGACATTGAATTCAATTCGGCGCTTCCTTGGCTAGATCGATTCAGTGCGAGGGGATGCAATTTGTCTAATAGTGATTTCCTCGCGTCCCTTGATTGTGCATCCAATTTAGAGAGACTTGATTTATCAGGAAGCCCCATTGTTATTCTTCCCGAATGCATCAAGAAATTTGTCAACTTGTCGGGACTCTCTTTGAGAGGCTGCAGGAGGCTCGTAGAAATTCCAGAGCTTCCACCAAGTATTAGCGAGTTGGATGTGAGGGATTGCGTATCATTGGAAAGAATTTCAAAGTTGTCAAACATTTTGGAGCGTAAAGAATCACAAATAATGATTAAGGAGATGGACTTGACTAATTGCTGGAGACTCTGTCAAAATTTGGTTCAGATGGCAAacaaggatgatgatgatgaagtgcACGCTGATCTCTTCTTTCGACTCCTATCTTCTCAGCAATCCAAATTCACAATTACATTTCCAGTTCCAAGATGCGAGGTTCCAAAGTGGTTCAGCTGTCAAATGGATTTCATGGGGCATCTACGGTTTGAATTTTGTATTGAAACACTTGCAAATTTCAAATGGGAGAACACAGGATTGGCTCTCTGTGTTGCTGTTGATCAAAACCTGCAACATACTTattttctggtccatattcacATCAATGAAGTACTTGTTTCAAAAATCTTCTACTGGTTGGTTAATTCAGCAGAGTCGAATCATATGTGGCTGCACTATGTTCCCTTCCTTGAAATGTGGCGATTTGGTTATATGCGTCCGTTGCCCCCTTTTACGTGTCGAGTCATTATTTATCAATTTGAGGAATCTATGCCTTCCATAAAAAGCTGTGGTGTCCACCTTGTAATGCCACCCAATGAAGACGTTTGTATGAAGCTAATCCGTGCAGAGAACCTCACCAGTAAATATCCTGGTGGTGAACGTGAAAAG GACTTCTGGGACAATTATCGTCCCAAACAGAGGACTGACTGCAAAGAATTATTTACTGATGCACAACTGGAGAACGAAAAGCTGTAA